A stretch of Spirosoma oryzicola DNA encodes these proteins:
- the rsmG gene encoding 16S rRNA (guanine(527)-N(7))-methyltransferase RsmG: protein MNIDLLLKYFPNLTTQQKEQFAALDGLYRDWNAKINVISRQDIDSLYEKHILHSLGIAKIVQFKPGTEILDVGTGGGFPGIPLAILFPMADFHLVDSIGKKIKVVEEVSGALGLTNIKAEQARVEQLNTTYDFVVSRAVTRLKPFLGWVRYKIHKAGNNDRPNGVLYLKGGDLTEELAEVTDRYRVYDLSDYFVEPFFETKKVIYVPKK from the coding sequence ATGAACATCGACCTTTTATTAAAATATTTTCCAAACCTGACCACCCAGCAGAAAGAACAGTTTGCGGCTCTGGATGGCTTATATCGCGACTGGAACGCCAAAATTAATGTCATTTCCCGGCAGGATATCGATTCGCTTTACGAAAAACACATTCTCCATTCGCTGGGTATTGCCAAGATTGTGCAGTTCAAGCCGGGCACCGAAATTCTGGACGTTGGAACGGGCGGAGGTTTTCCGGGTATCCCGTTGGCCATTTTGTTTCCGATGGCTGATTTTCATCTGGTCGATAGCATCGGCAAGAAAATAAAAGTTGTCGAGGAAGTTTCCGGAGCTTTGGGACTAACAAACATAAAAGCAGAGCAAGCGCGTGTGGAGCAGTTGAATACGACTTACGATTTTGTGGTTAGCCGGGCCGTTACACGTCTGAAGCCGTTCCTGGGCTGGGTGCGCTATAAAATCCACAAGGCTGGCAACAACGACCGACCCAACGGAGTTTTGTATCTAAAAGGTGGCGATCTGACCGAAGAACTAGCCGAAGTAACTGACCGTTACCGGGTTTATGACCTTTCAGACTATTTCGTCGAGCCTTTTTTTGAAACAAAGAAAGTAATTTACGTACCTAAAAAGTGA